The Bacteroides fragilis NCTC 9343 genome includes the window CATACTGTCGCTTTTCACACTCATTGTCCGCTTCAATAATCAGTTTGGAAAAACCTACAATCGCATTCAGAGGAGTACGGATTTCGTGGCTCATATTAGCCAAAAACGAAGATTTCATCCGGTCGGCCTCTTCTGCCTTAATCCGGGCAGCTATAAGCTCCTTTTCCGTCTTCTTGATTTCGGTTACATCCCACGATACTCCGATAATATAAGGATGCTGACCTCCCGAAGGGACAACTGTTTTCATTGTAGTGACCGTACGGACCTCACCGCTCATAGTTGTATAATTCTCCAGATATTCAATACGTCCCAACTTCATCACCTTCAAATCGTCTTCCCGGAAATGTTCGGCATCTTTCTTGTCCGGGAATATATCTGCATCCGTACTACCGACAGCCCTCTGGACAGAGATTCCGGAATGCTCGGCAAAAGCTTTATTCCAATAAAGATAACGAAAATCATTTCCGGTATCCTTCACAAATAAATAGACGGGAATATTGTTCAAAATGTCATTCATCAACGAATTGAGACGTACAATCTCACTTCGCTGGGTCTCATTGATCTTAGCCATCTCAGTCTCCTGCGAGACATCGCGACACATACATAACAAATACTGATCATCCAGCGGAAAAATACGATTTTCATAATGATGGAGTACCCCGTCCAGCATTAATGAATGTTCAGCTGTCGAACTCTTACCGGTATGGATGACTTTATCCATGTTGTGACGAACACTTTCATACGCTTCTTCGGGAACAATATCTTTTACATTTGAATTAATAATACTATCGGAGGTGGTACCTTCCACATGATTTGTTGTAGGAGATGAAGCCAACTCCACAATGTTCGCATTATGGTCAAAAACAGTCAGCATATCAGGCAATGCATCTAAAATCCGAGTACTGTACCGTTCACGGAATCGCCCTTTTTTCAGAGAGTCGAGTTCGGAAGAGAGGCCTTCCACCTTCTTTTCCAATTTACATACAATTTCCAGTAGTTCCTCTTTCGTTTTATGCTCGTAATGTCCCATGGATTTGAGTCTATTTAAATCTGTTTTGTTGTATATAGCATCACATTACTTGCAAATATAATACATATATCCAAAAAATATCCTACAAATCGAAGTTATTATTGATTAAAAAAGTCGATAGCTTTTGCCCTACTACTCAGAATGTTCTATCTTTGCACCACTTTATATTTTAAACAATTTACATTTATGTCCACAGAATTATTCTCTACCCTGCCCTACAAAGTGGCAGACATCACGCTTGCCGACTTCGGTCGCAAGGAAATCGACTTGGCAGAAAAAGAGATGCCCGGCCTTATGGCTCTTCGCGAAAAATATGGAGAATCCAAACCATTGAAAGGTGCCCGTATCATGGGATCACTGCACATGACTATCCAGACTGCCGTCCTGATCGAAACACTGGTAGCCCTGGGAGCTGAAGTGCGTTGGTGCTCTTGCAATATATATTCAACTCAAGATCATGCTGCAGCAGCTATCGCAGCTTCAGGTGTTGCCGTATTTGCCTGGAAAGGAGAAACATTGGCAGACTATTGGTGGTGTACCTTGCAGGCCCTGAACTTTGAGGGAGGCAAAGGACCGACAGTGATTGTCGACGATGGCGGGGATGCCACTATGATGATCCATGTAGGTTACGAAGCAGAAAACAATGCTGCTGTATTGGACAAAGAAGTACATGCCGAAGACGAAATAGAATTGAATGCTATACTGAAAAAAGTGCTGGCAGAAGACAAAGAACGCTGGCACCGGGTAGCGGCTGAAGTGCGCGGAGTTTCGGAAGAGACAACGACCGGCGTGCATCGCCTATACCAGATGCAGGAAGAAGGCAAGTTGTTGTTCCCTGCCTTCAACGTAAACGACTCGGTTACCAAATCCAAATTCGACAACCTGTATGGTTGCCGCGAATCATTGGCAGACGGCATCAAACGTGCCACAGACGTAATGATTGCCGGCAAAGTAGTTGTGGTATGCGGTTATGGCGATGTAGGTAAAGGCTGTTCACACTCTATGCGTTCCTACGGAGCCCGGGTGCTGGTTACAGAGGTCGATCCTATCTGTGCACTGCAGGCTGCCATGGAAGGTTTTGAAGTAGTAACAATGGAAGACGCCTGCAAAGAAGGTAACATCTTTGTTACTACTACCGGTAATATCGATATCATCCGTATCGATCACATGGAACAAATGAAAGATCAGGCTATCGTTTGCAACATCGGCCATTTTGACAATGAAATCCAGGTAGATGCACTGAAACATTATCCGGGTATCAAACGTGTCAATATCAAGCCACAGGTAGACCGCTATTATTTCCCTGACGGTCACAGTATCATTCTGTTGGCAGACGGTCGGTTGGTAAACCTGGGATGTGCCACAGGCCACCCGTCATTCGTAATGAGTAATTCATTTACCAATCAGACATTGGCCCAAATCGAGTTGTTCAACAAGAAATACGATATCAATGTATATCGTTTACCTAAACATCTGGATGAAGAAGTAGCCCGCCTACACCTTGAAAAAATTGGTGTGAAGCTGACCAAGTTGACTCCGGAGCAGGCTGCCTACATCGGTGTGTCTGTTGACGGTCCTTACAAAGCGGATCATTACAGATATTAAAAAAGTTACGATTGGACGATTTACGAATAACGACTGAAATTACTTTTTCTCACTTCAGGATAGTAAATCGTCTAATCCTAAGTCAAACTTCAATTGTAAATTGTAAATCGTCTAATCGTAAATGAAAAAATTTCTTCCTGACCTGATTGCCATTCTGGCATTTATAGTTATCTCTTTCATCTATTTCTTCCCTGCTATCACCGAAGACCGGATTCTCTTCCAGCACGACACCGTGGCCGGAGCCGGAGCCGGACAAGAAGCCAAAGAATATTATGAGAGAACAGGTGAACGTACCCGCTGGACCAATGCACTCTTCGGAGGTATGCCTACCTACCAGATGTCCCCGAGTTACGACTCTACCGAGCCGCTGACATTTGTACAGAAAGTATATCACCTTTTTCTTCCGAACTACGTATGGCTCACATTTATCATGATGCTCGGGTTCTATATCCTGCTAAGGGCATTCGGCATACCGGCATGGCTCGCAGGGTTAGGAGGAATCATTTGGGGATTTTCGTCCTATTTCTTCATTCTGATAGCTGCCGGACATATCTGGAAATTTATTACTTTAGCCTATATTCCACCTACGATAGCAGGTATAGTACTTGCTTACCGAAAGAAATATCTGTTAGGAGGTATTATCACCGCTTTATTCATGGCTATGCAGATATTGTCCAACCATGTGCAGATGACTTATTATTTCTTGTTTGTTATTCTTTTCATGGTAGGCGCATTCTTCGAAGACGCCTGGCGAAAAAAAGAACTCCCCCAATTCTTCAAAGCTACCGGCGTGCTGATTGTTGCAGGACTGATTGGAGTATCCATCAACCTCTCAAACCTATACCACACTTACGAATATAGTAAAGAAACGATGCGTGGTAAAAGTGAACTGAAATATGAAGGAGCTGCCGCCAAACAGACTAGCAGCGGCCTCAACCGCGATTACATCACTCAATGGAGTTATGGTATCGGTGAAACATTCTCCCTGCTGGTCCCCAATGTCAAAGGAGGTGCTTCCGTACCGCTGTCACGAAGTGAGAAAGCAATGGAAAAGGCTAATCCGATGTATAGCAGCCTCTACTCACAGCTAACTCAATATTTTGGCGATCAGCCGATGACAAGTGGTCCGGTCTATGTAGGCGCATTCGTACTAATGCTTTTCATTTTGGGATGTTTCATTGTAAAAGGTCCTATGAAATGGGCACTACTGGGAGCTACCATCTTCTCTATCCTACTTTCATGGGGTAAAAACTTCATGGGACTGACAGACTTTTTCATCGATTATATCCCAATGTACAATAAGTTCCGGGCTGTATCCTCTATTTTGGTAATTGCCGAGTTTACTATTCCTTTGCTCGCCATCCTTACCCTGAAGGAAATACTCACCAAGCCGGAATTATTGAAAGAGAAACTGAAATACATCTATATCAGTTTCGGATTAACCGGGGGATTGGCACTGCTCTTTGCCATTGCTCCCCGTCTGTTCTTTCCTACCTATATTCCAGGTAACGAAATGGCAGCTCTGCAAAATGCCCTGCCTGCCGACCAACTATCGCCCATTATTGCCAATCTTGAGGAAATGCGTGTACACCTTTTCACCTCTGATGCTTGGCGAAGTTTCTTTATCGTCACCATCGGCACCCTGCTTTTACTGGCCTATAACGCCAAAAAGCTGAAAGCAACCTGGACTGTTGCCGCTATTGCTCTATTATGCCTGGGAGACATGTGGAGCGTAAATAAACGTTATCTGTACGACGAACAGTTTATCCCGAAATCAGAGCAGACTGCTACATTCCGGAAAACACAGACAGATGAACTAATCCTGCAAGACCCATCACTGGATTATCGTGTACTGAACTTTGCGGGCAATACATTTGAAGAAAACAATACCTCTTATTGGCACAAGAGCGTAGGCGGTTATCATGCTGCAAAGCTTCGCCGTTATCAGGAAATGATAGACCATCACATCGCTAAAGAAATGCAGGCAGCCTATCAGGAAGTAGCTACAGCCGGTGGACAAATGGATAGCGTAAACGCTGCTAAGTTTCCTGTATTGAATATGCTGAATACGAAATACTTTATATTCCCTGCCGGACAGCAAGGTCAAACAGTCCCCATTGAGAACCCATATACTTTCGGAAATGCATGGTTCATAGATAAAATACAATACGTGAACAATGCAAACGAAGAAATCGATGCCATCGGGCAAGTCGACCTGCAACAAACCGCTATAGTAGACTCTAAGTTTAAAGAGGCACTGAAAGGAGTGAACGAGGGGTACAAAGACTCACTGTCTACGATTCGTTTGACCAGTTATGAACCTAACCAATTAGTATACGAGACTTCCTCACCCCAAGACGGTATAGTGGTTTTCTCCGAAATATATTATCCGGGGTGGACGGCAACCATTGATGGCAAGCCCGCCGATATTGCCCGTGCAGACTACATTTTACGTGCTATGAATGTCCCGGCAGGTAAACACACCATCGAAATGCGTTTTGATCCGCAAAGCCTGCATATTACAGAAGGTATTGCATACGGAGCGATGGCGTTATTGCTGGTAGGAGTAATAATCCTGATATGGATCTATCGAAAAAAATATAGTGAAAACAGCAAATAATCATTAATTAAATGATGAAAGAGGGTGTTTCATAACTCACCACAGATTACACGGATTTACACAAAAACGTTTTTAATACACTGATAACCAATGATATTTATCTGTGTAAATCAGTGTAATCTATGGTGAATACGAGTTTTGACACATCCCTCTTTATTGTTTTAATATAATAACGACAAGGATTATAATAGACAAAGGAAGTTCACAATAATCTTCAAGCAAAAGTATATGATAATTGGATGTTCCGGATGGAGGTTATACATCAAAACCAACATTACACAGGAAATCTTCTTTTAGCATTCTGTCAAAATGTATTTTGAGATTCCTCAGAATCAATTCTTTGTGCCCTGGAAACAAGAAGAGAGTAAAAAACGCAGGAATACCCTTTTCCAGGAAGTCAGAGAGTCGGAAAATACAGTGAAATGCTACCATAAAGACAAGATACCAAGGGCATTTACTCTTAGGAAGAAACCTGGAAATCTCATAAACATTCGGAATAACACTTTTAAAAAGAGTCCTCCAAACTCTGTTCTAGAAGAAAAAGCAGTTCTTTTTCCCTAAATTAAGGGATGTTTCGAGAAGGAAAACCGATGCTTTCATCAGAATACAGACTTCTTATTCATAAGAAGTTAACTTCCTACTCTCAGGAAATTAATTCTCTGTCGGCAGGAAGTTAGTTATTTGCCGACAGGAAGTTAACTTCCTTCCGATACCTCTCACATAATTTCCCGGTAACAAGTGATCTGAAAAGAAATATCTGATGATTCCTCTTCTATTTCGCAACATTTCGCCAAAGCAGATGCCAGCAGAAAAATAAAACAGCAAACATTTTGATACCGAACAGCGCTCTAAGCTATCAAATAAAAAGCGCTATCCTTCCTCTGAATAGAGGGTAAAAGACAGCGCTTGATCTATCACTAAGAATCTTCTTACATAGTAGCAGGTAATGTTACCTTGAAATTTGGATTTTCCGTATGTTGCTGATGAATAATCCCAACCATTTTCTTCACAATATCAGGATTTTCGGCAGCTACATTATGATCTTCATGGATATCTGTCGCCAGATTATAAAGGAAAGGAGTACCTTTCTTGACAACCATTTTCCAGTCTCCCATACGTACACCGATCTGGTTCGTTTCATTAAACTCCCAATAGAGAAAATCATGTTTTTTCTGGTTCTTTTTACCCAGTATGGTCGGAGCAAAAGAGATACCATCAAAATAATCCGCTTCCTTTTTCTTATTCACATATTTTTTCGTGAAGTTCTTCACGCCTGTCAAATCACACAAGGTAGGCATGA containing:
- a CDS encoding YfhO family protein; this translates as MKKFLPDLIAILAFIVISFIYFFPAITEDRILFQHDTVAGAGAGQEAKEYYERTGERTRWTNALFGGMPTYQMSPSYDSTEPLTFVQKVYHLFLPNYVWLTFIMMLGFYILLRAFGIPAWLAGLGGIIWGFSSYFFILIAAGHIWKFITLAYIPPTIAGIVLAYRKKYLLGGIITALFMAMQILSNHVQMTYYFLFVILFMVGAFFEDAWRKKELPQFFKATGVLIVAGLIGVSINLSNLYHTYEYSKETMRGKSELKYEGAAAKQTSSGLNRDYITQWSYGIGETFSLLVPNVKGGASVPLSRSEKAMEKANPMYSSLYSQLTQYFGDQPMTSGPVYVGAFVLMLFILGCFIVKGPMKWALLGATIFSILLSWGKNFMGLTDFFIDYIPMYNKFRAVSSILVIAEFTIPLLAILTLKEILTKPELLKEKLKYIYISFGLTGGLALLFAIAPRLFFPTYIPGNEMAALQNALPADQLSPIIANLEEMRVHLFTSDAWRSFFIVTIGTLLLLAYNAKKLKATWTVAAIALLCLGDMWSVNKRYLYDEQFIPKSEQTATFRKTQTDELILQDPSLDYRVLNFAGNTFEENNTSYWHKSVGGYHAAKLRRYQEMIDHHIAKEMQAAYQEVATAGGQMDSVNAAKFPVLNMLNTKYFIFPAGQQGQTVPIENPYTFGNAWFIDKIQYVNNANEEIDAIGQVDLQQTAIVDSKFKEALKGVNEGYKDSLSTIRLTSYEPNQLVYETSSPQDGIVVFSEIYYPGWTATIDGKPADIARADYILRAMNVPAGKHTIEMRFDPQSLHITEGIAYGAMALLLVGVIILIWIYRKKYSENSK
- the ahcY gene encoding adenosylhomocysteinase, with protein sequence MSTELFSTLPYKVADITLADFGRKEIDLAEKEMPGLMALREKYGESKPLKGARIMGSLHMTIQTAVLIETLVALGAEVRWCSCNIYSTQDHAAAAIAASGVAVFAWKGETLADYWWCTLQALNFEGGKGPTVIVDDGGDATMMIHVGYEAENNAAVLDKEVHAEDEIELNAILKKVLAEDKERWHRVAAEVRGVSEETTTGVHRLYQMQEEGKLLFPAFNVNDSVTKSKFDNLYGCRESLADGIKRATDVMIAGKVVVVCGYGDVGKGCSHSMRSYGARVLVTEVDPICALQAAMEGFEVVTMEDACKEGNIFVTTTGNIDIIRIDHMEQMKDQAIVCNIGHFDNEIQVDALKHYPGIKRVNIKPQVDRYYFPDGHSIILLADGRLVNLGCATGHPSFVMSNSFTNQTLAQIELFNKKYDINVYRLPKHLDEEVARLHLEKIGVKLTKLTPEQAAYIGVSVDGPYKADHYRY
- a CDS encoding sensor histidine kinase, producing MGHYEHKTKEELLEIVCKLEKKVEGLSSELDSLKKGRFRERYSTRILDALPDMLTVFDHNANIVELASSPTTNHVEGTTSDSIINSNVKDIVPEEAYESVRHNMDKVIHTGKSSTAEHSLMLDGVLHHYENRIFPLDDQYLLCMCRDVSQETEMAKINETQRSEIVRLNSLMNDILNNIPVYLFVKDTGNDFRYLYWNKAFAEHSGISVQRAVGSTDADIFPDKKDAEHFREDDLKVMKLGRIEYLENYTTMSGEVRTVTTMKTVVPSGGQHPYIIGVSWDVTEIKKTEKELIAARIKAEEADRMKSSFLANMSHEIRTPLNAIVGFSKLIIEADNECEKRQYADIVEHNSTVLLNLFNDILDLSALEAGSLELSYHPVRLKDICLQLYELHVKSVKPEVRLVLDEVDSQLCIQGDWERISQVLVNLITNAIKFTSVGEIHFGFQKKADMVQFYMSDTGKGIPAERVATIFQRFGKIDDFVQGTGLGLTICRMLVEKMGGRIWVRSKQGEGTVFYFTLPMAK